One Trichoderma atroviride chromosome 7, complete sequence DNA segment encodes these proteins:
- a CDS encoding uncharacterized protein (EggNog:ENOG41) — MCQNETAANGWTSTPANAGKIFSGQPFNNDPEPLSIDSVKFPFDDPVVAKTFEYAQKTLPRETLHHSMRVYFYGMVITKQQFPQIAASLNPATWALTCLLHDIGTTEENLTATRMSFDIYGGIKALGIVKDFGATQDQAEAVSEGIIRHEDMGVDGTITYIGQLIQLATTYDNTGVHPHVKDFEKLVHDTTRAQINEAYPRLKWSSFFSTFIRREETLKPWCHSTHLVDFDNEIETNALMKQWE, encoded by the exons ATGTGCCAGAACGAAACTGCAGCCAACGGTTGGACTAGCACGCCAGCTAATGCTGGTAAAATATTCAGTGGCCAGCCTTTCAACAACGACCCGGAGCCTCTTTCAATCGACAGCGTAAAGTTTCCGTTTGACGATCCTGTCGTTGCAAAGACTTTTGAATATGCACAGAAAACTTTACCTCGCGAAACTTTGCACCATTCCATGAGAGTCTACTTCTACG GAATGGTCATCACCAAGCAGCAATTTCCCCAAATTGCCGCTTCTCTCAATCCTGCGACATGGGCTTTGACATGCTTGTTACACGATATTGGCACCACAGAAGAGAATCTGACAGCAACGCGCATGTCTTTTGACATTTATGGAGGTATCAAAGCACTCGGTATTGTCAAGGACTTTGGCGCTACTCAAGATCAGGCAGAGGCTGTGTCTGAGGGAATCATTCGCCACGAAGATATGGGCGTAGATGGGACAATTACTTACATTGGCCAACTCATTCAACTGGCCACGACGTATGACAATACTGGCGTTCACCCGCATGTTAAAGACTTTGAGAAGTTGGTTCACGACACTACTCGTGCGCAAATCAACGAAGCTTATCCCCGCCTGAAGTGGAGCTCATTCTTCTCTACGTTCATTCGCAGGGAGGAGACGTTGAAGCCCTGGTGTCATTCGACGCATCTTGTCGACTTTGACAATGAGATTGAGACAAATGCCCTGATGAAGCAATGGGAGTAA
- a CDS encoding uncharacterized protein (EggNog:ENOG41) — MRGPCWTCRKRTIQCDQSRFPCAKCEKAGLECLDKRPLRWVKGVAIRGKMRGQGFDTNKSPLAQPRRKQLLPNAQKGWAMEAGPSPALPDPHVSSVERFYIDYYEKRVCKLYILYDSDSNPFRKLLPYALEDVALQKSIVALAARHFANTGYSFDRIEANSSHRYEKAELSALQFKKQSIDALSRSLSHTESCKKDATLASILLLIFLDLLESGIDGWSLHIQGAKVIHQLLAELGSNGDTKVDHGQTATEIRQFITRQLFLIETLGTAFSSSTPVFESPVEGQESIHQESIVRSFLGCPEFILRAISFFSNQRALMESQRSTIDTIAMLELTEEFNCFEWASNFQQPEPSSTKEIDQLCMLSQAYKNAALLYGRHVLGPWTDTTRNDELVSQLLRLVETLKNNATLFKCLLWPTFMAGLGSQAQSQKDAVIGLLGSLWDSTN, encoded by the exons ATGCGTGGGCCGTGCTGGACATGTCGCAAGCGCACTATTCAGTGCGATCAATCCCGCTTTCCATGCGCCAAATGTGAGAAGGCGGGGCTGGAATGCCTCGATAAAAGACCATTGAGATGGGTGAAAGGCGTAGCAATTCGCGGTAAGATGAGGGGACAAGGTTTCGACACAAATAAATCACCTCTAGCACAGCCTAGGCGAAAACAACTGTTGCCAAATGCCCAGAAAGGGTGGGCTATGGAAGCTGGTCCTTCGCCTGCGTTGCCGGATCCTCATGTAAGCAGCGTGGAGAGATTTTATATCGACTACT ACGAAAAACGTGTTTGCAAACTGTACATCTTGTACGACAGTGACAGCAACCCTTTCCGCAAATTACTTCCTTACGCTCTGGAAGATGTGGCTTTGCAAAAGTCCATAGTCGCTCTGGCAGCGCGGCACTTTGCCAACACGGGATATTCTTTTGATCGGATAGAGGCGAATAGTTCACATCGATATGAAAAAGCTGAACTATCTGCACTGCAGTTCAAAAAGCAATCTATAGATGCTCTATCCCGTTCACTGTCGCATACAGAGTCCTGTAAGAAGGATGCGACACTGGCAAGTATCTTATTACTGATATTTCTTGACCTTCTCGAGTCGGGGATTGATGGCTGGAGTTTGCACATTCAAGGTGCCAAAGTCATACATCAGTTACTAGCCGAGCTGGGCTCCAATGGCGATACCAAGGTAGACCATGGGCAGACGGCCACGGAGATAAGACAGTTCATCACCAGGCAGCTTTTTTT AATTGAAACACTCGGAACCGCGTTTTCAAGTTCGACGCCAGTATTTGAAAGCCCTGTCGAAGGTCAAGAGAGCATACACCAAGAATCCATTGTGAGGAGCTTTTTGGGATGCCCCGAATTCATTTTAAGAGCGATATCGTTCTTTTCCAATCAGCGAGCTCTTATGGAATCTCAAAGAAGTACTATCGATACCATCGCCATGCTCGAATTGACTGAAGAGTTCAACTGCTTTGAATGGGCATCGAATTTCCAGCAACCCGAACCGTCTTCCACCAAGGAAATCGATCAGCTCTGTATGCTATCCCAAGCCTACAAAAATGCTGCTTTGCTATATGGAAGGCATGTCCTTGGCCCATGGACAGACACAACGCGAAATGATGAGTTGGTATCTCAATTGCTTCGTCTGGTGGAAACTCTTAAAAACAATGCGACATTGTTTAAGTGCCTTCTCTGGCCGACGTTTATGGCCGGTCTTGGTAGCCAAGcacaaagccaaaaagaTGCTGTCATCGGACTTCTAGGGAGTCTCTGGGATTCGACGAATTGA